One window of the Bradyrhizobium sp. NP1 genome contains the following:
- a CDS encoding glycosyltransferase family 25 protein, with the protein MKTIEVVVISLPKATERRCRIAAMFDGTGIRWRYFDAHDSLQHAGLQYDPDEVRRRFGRTLSGPEVAICSSHVAVLDQHLKYGTSDYVLVLEDDVIYDTDFPIEKFGTVCAEKGLDYIRLFGKHHAESIPLTFFFDRQIVRFKTSPTGAQAYLMSKTGARLFLESFRSIDQPVDLALDSFWRTRLPIYSIFPFPIIERYSRSQNLIPPYPARRDPREQLDWLCTRVANKTKKIWANVKLTSTDRQMQKAGAKFQQIVDE; encoded by the coding sequence ATGAAGACCATTGAGGTTGTAGTCATCAGCCTACCGAAAGCCACCGAGCGCCGCTGTCGGATTGCGGCAATGTTCGACGGCACTGGAATAAGGTGGCGCTATTTCGACGCACACGATTCACTTCAGCATGCCGGGCTGCAATATGATCCGGACGAAGTCAGAAGGCGGTTCGGACGCACGCTCTCTGGTCCCGAGGTGGCCATCTGCTCGAGCCACGTCGCGGTGCTGGACCAGCACCTCAAGTACGGCACTTCGGACTACGTGCTGGTATTGGAGGACGATGTCATCTACGACACCGACTTCCCGATCGAGAAGTTCGGCACGGTTTGCGCGGAAAAAGGATTGGACTATATCCGACTCTTCGGCAAACACCATGCCGAGAGCATTCCGCTGACGTTCTTTTTTGACCGACAAATCGTCCGGTTCAAAACCAGCCCCACGGGAGCCCAGGCCTACCTGATGTCCAAGACGGGTGCCCGGTTGTTCCTGGAAAGCTTCAGATCGATCGATCAACCGGTCGATCTGGCGCTGGACAGCTTCTGGCGGACGCGGCTGCCCATTTACTCCATTTTTCCATTCCCCATCATCGAACGGTATTCACGGTCACAAAACCTCATCCCGCCCTACCCGGCGCGACGCGACCCAAGAGAACAGCTCGACTGGCTCTGCACCCGCGTTGCCAACAAGACCAAAAAGATCTGGGCAAACGTCAAATTGACCTCAACCGATCGGCAGATGCAAAAAGCTGGCGCGAAATTCCAACAGATAGTCGATGAGTGA
- a CDS encoding NAD(P)-dependent oxidoreductase has translation MIDRPTILVAGAGGFIGARLAETLCRAGVAHVKAGVLSSTSRARIAALPIEIVDCDVMDQGSLDTAMSGVDVVIHCARNRTDPGATVRSTELVLDRARARGVRKLIYMSSVAVYGNARGIVTEDTSPVPPVSLYGRSKYAAEQACRAAAGQRLAVAVLRPSLVYGPYGEEWTARYIASILAGELKQLGQAGNGKANLVHVDDVVRFANQLAVAELPNSYSVFNVNGPEIPTFNAYFEKLNRALGCGSLPDSRDGFAPGAAIKRPIRALGKYIQGNHQGALRAANKIPVLNGLLKQVEARLRSTPAEAVGLYDVDVVFSALHAKQFGFEARISLDEGIASCVDWATQAGLISRDRDFPFASR, from the coding sequence GTGATCGACCGGCCGACGATTCTGGTTGCCGGAGCCGGCGGCTTCATCGGCGCGCGTCTGGCTGAAACGCTGTGCCGAGCCGGCGTCGCTCACGTCAAAGCCGGAGTCCTGAGCTCGACCAGCCGGGCGCGAATTGCCGCGTTGCCGATCGAGATCGTCGACTGCGATGTCATGGACCAAGGCTCGCTCGACACGGCCATGTCGGGCGTCGACGTGGTCATCCATTGCGCGCGCAACCGGACCGATCCGGGCGCGACCGTGAGGAGCACGGAGCTCGTCCTCGATCGCGCCAGGGCCCGCGGTGTGCGGAAGCTCATCTACATGAGCTCTGTCGCCGTCTACGGCAACGCGCGGGGCATCGTCACCGAGGATACCTCCCCTGTCCCACCCGTCAGCCTTTATGGGCGAAGCAAATACGCCGCCGAGCAGGCGTGCCGGGCCGCCGCCGGTCAACGGCTCGCGGTGGCGGTGCTGCGGCCATCGCTCGTCTATGGACCCTACGGCGAGGAGTGGACGGCGCGCTACATCGCGAGCATTCTCGCCGGCGAACTGAAGCAGCTCGGTCAAGCCGGAAACGGCAAGGCGAACCTGGTCCATGTCGACGATGTCGTTCGCTTCGCGAACCAGCTCGCCGTCGCCGAGCTTCCCAATTCCTATTCCGTTTTCAACGTGAACGGGCCGGAAATCCCGACGTTCAACGCGTATTTCGAAAAATTGAACCGGGCGCTTGGTTGCGGTTCGCTTCCGGATTCTCGCGACGGGTTCGCTCCGGGCGCGGCCATCAAGCGCCCCATCCGCGCGCTCGGCAAATATATTCAGGGAAATCATCAGGGTGCGCTGAGGGCCGCAAATAAAATCCCTGTTCTCAATGGCTTATTGAAGCAAGTTGAAGCGCGTTTGCGGTCGACCCCCGCCGAAGCCGTCGGCTTGTATGACGTCGACGTGGTTTTTTCTGCTTTGCATGCAAAACAGTTCGGCTTTGAAGCCCGGATTTCTCTCGACGAGGGCATTGCCAGTTGTGTGGATTGGGCCACACAGGCCGGTCTCATTTCACGAGACAGAGACTTTCCTTTTGCCAGCCGATAG
- a CDS encoding FAD-dependent oxidoreductase: MYFSKLTSSQPIFDICVIGAGPVGLTVALECEAAGLSVLLVDAGTADSGKPVNSLGNVEIHDNARHASIDLVTRSGLGGTSALWGGRCVPFDDIDFDQRSHVPHSGWPIPHRDIKNWYRKAAFYLDCGADDFVSSKIDWNEMPDVSFHTVERLSSQPRLGQRFKTRLKTSQRLSLRLGFAVAGLDLDVDGTSVRTLKLESGRTDEALPRARNFVLACGGLQTTRLLLELQRQWPQRFGGNAGPLGRFYMGHLTGKIATLVLNDPADVRYFDYARDERGYWCRRRFTLPAATQIQHQLLNTVFWLGNPPFHDPSHANAAASSMFLAMALPVVGNRFSSTEFFAFHRGPPPFRYGKHLANVLRDPAKAVTGIAHAAIHLASSRNIKPFFFCNRRGRYALHYHSEQVPNPSSQVRLTHDPRQGTKLVVDFRYCDEEAESIVRAHEVLDDALRRSGRGHLEYWQPPQQRAADVLAQARDGYHQIGTARMNENQRLGVVDSNCRVHGLNNLYLAGSAVFPTSGQANPTFAAVALAARLAEHLRVRSAVGDTISA; the protein is encoded by the coding sequence ATGTATTTTTCGAAATTGACTTCAAGCCAACCGATCTTTGATATTTGCGTCATTGGGGCGGGACCTGTTGGGCTCACGGTCGCGCTTGAATGTGAGGCTGCCGGCTTGTCGGTTCTGCTTGTTGACGCCGGTACGGCGGACTCCGGGAAGCCGGTCAACAGCCTGGGCAATGTGGAAATTCACGACAACGCGCGCCACGCGTCGATCGATCTGGTCACGCGAAGCGGACTGGGCGGCACCTCGGCGCTCTGGGGGGGACGTTGCGTCCCCTTCGATGACATAGATTTCGACCAGCGATCGCACGTTCCCCATTCCGGTTGGCCGATCCCGCACCGGGATATCAAGAACTGGTATCGCAAGGCTGCCTTCTATCTGGATTGTGGCGCCGACGATTTCGTTTCTTCGAAAATCGATTGGAATGAAATGCCCGACGTTTCATTTCATACGGTGGAACGGCTTTCGTCGCAGCCTCGCCTGGGTCAGCGATTCAAGACCAGGCTGAAGACGTCGCAGCGGCTCAGCCTTCGCCTGGGCTTCGCGGTCGCCGGTCTGGATCTCGATGTCGACGGCACCTCGGTTCGCACGCTGAAACTCGAATCTGGTCGGACTGACGAAGCTCTGCCGCGCGCGCGCAACTTCGTGCTGGCCTGCGGCGGATTGCAGACGACACGGCTGCTGCTCGAGCTGCAGCGGCAATGGCCACAACGCTTCGGCGGCAATGCCGGTCCGTTGGGACGATTCTACATGGGACACCTCACCGGCAAGATCGCGACGCTGGTGCTGAACGATCCGGCCGATGTGCGGTATTTCGACTATGCGCGCGATGAACGCGGCTACTGGTGCCGGCGCCGGTTCACTCTTCCCGCCGCGACGCAGATCCAGCACCAACTCCTCAATACGGTGTTCTGGTTGGGAAACCCGCCGTTTCACGATCCGAGCCACGCCAACGCGGCGGCGTCATCGATGTTTCTGGCAATGGCGCTGCCGGTCGTTGGAAATAGGTTTTCATCAACGGAGTTCTTCGCCTTCCATCGCGGGCCGCCTCCGTTCCGGTACGGCAAGCACCTGGCGAACGTCCTGCGCGATCCGGCGAAGGCGGTCACAGGCATCGCCCATGCGGCGATCCATCTTGCGTCGTCGCGAAACATCAAGCCCTTCTTCTTCTGCAATCGCCGGGGAAGATATGCGTTGCACTATCATTCCGAGCAGGTTCCCAACCCGTCGAGCCAGGTTCGGCTGACCCATGATCCTCGACAGGGTACGAAACTGGTCGTGGATTTCAGGTACTGCGACGAAGAAGCAGAATCGATTGTGCGCGCTCACGAGGTCCTGGATGATGCGCTCCGCCGCAGCGGCCGCGGACATCTGGAGTACTGGCAGCCGCCGCAGCAACGTGCCGCAGACGTTCTTGCGCAGGCGCGGGACGGATATCACCAGATTGGCACGGCGAGGATGAATGAAAATCAGAGGCTGGGTGTGGTCGACAGCAATTGCCGTGTTCACGGTTTGAATAATTTGTATTTGGCTGGCAGCGCCGTGTTTCCGACGTCGGGGCAGGCGAATCCGACGTTTGCTGCCGTCGCTCTCGCCGCCCGGCTCGCAGAGCACTTGCGCGTTCGATCGGCGGTTGGCGACACGATATCGGCATAG
- the rfaE1 gene encoding D-glycero-beta-D-manno-heptose-7-phosphate kinase, with protein sequence MLSDQSLRGIVAIVGDVMIDRYLTGKVERISPEAPVPILLHSHDSAVAGGAANVAVNLVALGCEVRLVGAVGNDRNSEDLKEILARKGVSTDHLVTDSSRPTICKTRVVSGRQQFFRIDHESVTRLSRDVEEAIVASARTAMADAEIVLLSDYAKGVFSDYVLKQIIDAAKSSGKLVLVDPKRRTWEAYQGADIIKPNAGELAAATGMRCSSDAEVEMAAAAVASQFGGTLLVTRAEAGMSLIRRGLPVKHFKTAVLEVADVSGAGDTALAALAVAMVDGYSIEEATKISNAAAAVAVSKLGTAVVSRAELNAALARASSAKHHPGSLVTKSTAAEMAANWRRMGERLVFTNGCFDLIHTGHIELLSFAAREGDRLIVGLNSDASVRKLKGPTRPIQSEQDRARIVGALRAVDLVVLFDELTPLSLIDAISPDVLIKGADYAEEQVVGGDLVKARGGRIALFPLIEGRSSTKIVERMKS encoded by the coding sequence ATGCTGTCGGACCAGAGCCTGCGCGGGATCGTGGCCATTGTCGGCGACGTCATGATCGACCGTTATCTGACCGGAAAAGTCGAGCGCATTTCGCCTGAGGCGCCGGTACCGATCCTCCTGCACAGCCACGATTCAGCGGTGGCCGGCGGCGCCGCCAACGTCGCGGTCAATCTCGTCGCCCTCGGATGCGAGGTCCGGCTCGTCGGTGCTGTCGGCAACGACCGCAATTCCGAGGACCTCAAGGAAATTCTCGCTCGGAAGGGCGTGTCAACCGACCATCTCGTGACCGATTCTTCCCGGCCGACGATTTGCAAGACCCGCGTCGTAAGCGGTCGGCAGCAGTTCTTCAGGATCGACCACGAGTCCGTTACGCGCCTGTCGCGCGACGTCGAGGAGGCCATCGTCGCCTCGGCTCGCACCGCGATGGCAGACGCCGAGATCGTGCTGCTGTCGGACTATGCCAAGGGCGTGTTCAGCGATTACGTGCTGAAGCAGATCATTGACGCCGCCAAGTCGTCGGGCAAGCTCGTGCTTGTCGATCCGAAGCGACGAACCTGGGAAGCCTATCAGGGAGCGGACATCATCAAGCCGAACGCCGGCGAGCTCGCCGCTGCAACGGGAATGCGTTGCAGCTCCGACGCCGAGGTCGAGATGGCCGCGGCTGCGGTCGCAAGCCAGTTCGGCGGCACGCTGCTCGTCACCCGCGCCGAGGCGGGCATGTCGTTGATCAGGCGTGGGCTGCCCGTCAAGCACTTCAAGACCGCGGTGCTGGAGGTGGCGGACGTCTCCGGCGCCGGCGACACGGCGCTCGCGGCCCTGGCGGTCGCCATGGTTGACGGATACTCGATCGAGGAGGCGACGAAGATTTCCAACGCAGCTGCCGCGGTTGCCGTCAGCAAGCTGGGCACCGCGGTGGTCAGCAGGGCCGAGCTCAACGCGGCGCTGGCGCGGGCCTCCAGCGCCAAGCATCACCCGGGATCGCTCGTAACCAAATCGACGGCGGCCGAAATGGCCGCGAACTGGCGGCGCATGGGCGAGCGCCTCGTCTTCACCAACGGCTGCTTCGATCTCATCCACACCGGGCATATCGAGCTGCTGTCTTTTGCCGCGCGCGAAGGCGACCGGCTGATCGTGGGGCTGAATTCAGATGCGTCGGTAAGAAAGCTCAAGGGGCCGACGCGTCCGATCCAGTCCGAGCAGGATCGCGCCCGCATCGTGGGTGCCTTGAGGGCGGTGGATCTCGTCGTGCTGTTCGACGAGCTCACGCCGCTGTCATTGATCGACGCCATCTCGCCCGACGTTCTCATCAAAGGCGCCGACTATGCCGAAGAACAGGTCGTGGGCGGCGACCTCGTCAAGGCGCGTGGCGGTCGCATAGCCCTGTTCCCCCTGATAGAAGGCCGCTCCTCGACGAAGATCGTGGAACGGATGAAGTCGTGA
- a CDS encoding AGE family epimerase/isomerase, whose product MSATIEPALGLRRLKTFVAGQALPLWATAGFDEAAGCFHERLALSGEPVGEVPRRLMVQARQIVVYSRASLAGWSKGGEERVWRAFENARRRYRSPDGKPGWIFSVDPGGRPHDATRDLYTHAFVLYMLAWLYRLGGDASLPALADSTLEDVDLVFSRPAQPGFLSKVPGKPDLREQNPHMHLLEALLALADASKQERYLARATAIVELFDAALSDPATGTVREIFGEDWKPDRAPGENVVEPGHQMEWAWLLREWERLTGLDAGDRVGRLVAHAVTYGIDRKKALVRSQVQENGAVISGGSRVWPQTETIRALCREDPDGKLWPNLVNEVTEGLFRTHLPADLKGGWIDQVDQNGDPAVAYMPASTLYHLAGAAIDGTNALETR is encoded by the coding sequence GTGAGTGCGACGATCGAGCCAGCGCTTGGGCTGCGCCGGCTAAAAACTTTTGTCGCCGGGCAGGCGCTGCCGCTTTGGGCGACGGCCGGGTTCGACGAGGCTGCGGGATGTTTTCACGAGCGGCTGGCGCTCTCCGGCGAGCCGGTCGGAGAGGTGCCCCGGCGCCTGATGGTGCAGGCCCGGCAGATCGTGGTCTATTCGCGTGCCTCGCTGGCCGGCTGGAGCAAGGGCGGCGAAGAGCGCGTGTGGCGGGCTTTCGAGAACGCCCGGCGCCGTTACCGGTCGCCGGACGGAAAGCCGGGGTGGATCTTTTCCGTCGATCCCGGTGGTCGCCCCCATGATGCCACGCGTGACCTCTACACGCACGCCTTCGTCCTCTACATGCTCGCGTGGCTTTATCGGCTCGGCGGAGATGCGTCCCTGCCTGCATTGGCCGACAGCACCCTTGAAGATGTCGATCTCGTGTTTTCGCGACCCGCGCAACCCGGTTTTCTCAGCAAGGTGCCGGGGAAGCCGGATTTGCGCGAGCAGAATCCGCATATGCATCTGTTAGAGGCTCTGCTCGCGCTCGCCGATGCAAGCAAGCAGGAACGCTATCTGGCGCGGGCGACCGCGATCGTCGAACTCTTCGACGCGGCCTTGTCAGACCCGGCAACCGGCACGGTTCGCGAAATATTCGGGGAGGACTGGAAGCCGGATCGGGCTCCCGGGGAGAATGTCGTCGAGCCGGGGCATCAGATGGAATGGGCCTGGCTGCTGCGGGAATGGGAACGGCTCACCGGCTTGGACGCGGGCGACAGGGTAGGGCGGCTCGTTGCGCATGCGGTGACCTATGGCATTGACCGGAAAAAAGCGCTGGTCAGGAGCCAGGTGCAGGAGAATGGCGCGGTCATCAGCGGCGGATCGCGCGTATGGCCCCAGACTGAAACCATCCGTGCCCTGTGCAGGGAGGATCCGGACGGCAAGCTCTGGCCGAACCTGGTGAATGAAGTCACAGAGGGCCTGTTCAGAACCCACTTGCCCGCCGATCTCAAGGGCGGTTGGATCGACCAGGTTGATCAGAACGGTGACCCGGCGGTGGCCTATATGCCCGCGAGCACGCTCTATCATCTCGCGGGCGCCGCCATCGACGGCACGAACGCACTCGAGACCAGGTGA
- a CDS encoding aminotransferase class I/II-fold pyridoxal phosphate-dependent enzyme — translation MPRVGFREMLALGRVIASGTLSRYESGSASLTSRFEARFAERLQAKHLLTVNSGTSALISALAAAGIGPGDEVLVPAYTWVSTAIAPLAVGAVPVLVDIDESLTIDPQDIERKITPYTKAIIPVHMKNLVCDMDAISAIAKRHRLYVIEDACQAVGVRYKDRFVGTIGDVGIFSFNYHKNLNAGEGGAVITNDDRLFTRARMYHDVGSYIRQHEFEGNEPIFSGVNFRVSELTGAVLLAQLSRLDTLLRRLRSRREMMVKHLSKGKKMKVSPHHDPTNAVGLSVIFERAEDAKKFAAQRGVERLIETGRHIYTNWEPIFAQRSFNPRIDPYKWAHREITYSAEMCSRTLDILERTCYVSLGPQYPAPVIWMQARTLARSLSS, via the coding sequence ATGCCGCGAGTCGGTTTCAGAGAAATGCTAGCTCTTGGCCGTGTGATCGCAAGCGGCACGTTGTCACGCTACGAGTCTGGCAGCGCGAGCTTGACCAGCAGGTTTGAAGCTCGGTTCGCGGAGAGGCTGCAAGCCAAGCATCTGCTCACGGTTAACAGCGGCACCAGCGCGTTAATCTCTGCGCTGGCTGCCGCCGGAATAGGCCCTGGCGACGAAGTGCTGGTGCCTGCGTACACATGGGTCTCGACAGCCATCGCTCCGCTCGCCGTCGGCGCGGTTCCAGTGCTGGTTGATATTGACGAGAGCCTGACGATCGACCCGCAGGATATCGAACGGAAGATCACGCCATACACCAAGGCGATCATCCCGGTTCACATGAAGAATCTCGTCTGCGACATGGACGCCATCAGTGCGATCGCGAAGCGTCATCGGCTCTATGTAATCGAGGACGCATGCCAGGCCGTCGGCGTTCGCTACAAGGACCGCTTTGTGGGCACGATCGGAGACGTTGGCATTTTTAGCTTCAACTACCACAAGAACCTTAACGCCGGCGAAGGCGGCGCCGTGATAACGAATGACGACCGGCTTTTCACGCGAGCCCGCATGTATCACGACGTCGGCAGCTATATCCGTCAACACGAGTTCGAAGGCAACGAACCAATTTTTTCCGGCGTCAATTTTCGGGTTTCCGAATTGACGGGCGCGGTGTTGCTCGCGCAGCTTTCGCGGCTTGACACTCTTCTGCGCCGTCTACGCAGCCGTCGCGAGATGATGGTGAAGCATCTTTCGAAAGGCAAAAAGATGAAAGTGTCGCCGCACCATGATCCGACCAACGCAGTCGGCCTGAGCGTCATATTCGAGCGAGCCGAGGATGCGAAGAAATTTGCCGCGCAACGGGGCGTGGAGCGCCTGATCGAGACAGGACGCCACATCTACACCAATTGGGAGCCGATTTTCGCACAGCGGAGCTTCAACCCGCGAATTGACCCATACAAGTGGGCGCATCGTGAGATTACGTACTCAGCGGAAATGTGCAGCAGGACGCTCGATATACTTGAACGCACTTGCTACGTTTCATTGGGGCCGCAGTACCCTGCTCCCGTAATATGGATGCAGGCCAGAACGCTGGCCCGTTCGTTATCCTCGTAG
- a CDS encoding glycosyltransferase family 9 protein has product MSSQPSTDPDLEFPAPLSPMVGKYLVRKKYVAAGLRAIDLACLAVPDRRPHATASHGGELRSIVFSQCGHLGDLIMTLPALRWVRQNRPETKIGLIVGSWAKPMLKGIAELYDASYFADHFMLDRSSRPLAEKIRSHRQSWKTAAQQVRRDGYDAAVECYPFLQNSIPLLHATGIPVRAGFTSGGFGPLLTHRARWVHASRPFLDYPRDLLRMLFSDSSLDRPLQAYYPAPSATGKRPREPYVVLQAGAGNPIREWADERWIRLAKELAERGISIVIAGAGARERERAGRISAAVPPHMVLNLCDKLSWDEFIDVIAGAAHVVCLESSTSHIAAAFRIPSTVVMPATNDPKQFGPANDQARILTFRTPCAPCFRSGGCAHMACIQRVTAKDAIGSVLEALRPVRDAVG; this is encoded by the coding sequence ATGTCCTCGCAGCCAAGCACAGATCCCGATCTCGAATTTCCAGCGCCGCTTTCGCCGATGGTCGGAAAATATCTGGTGCGGAAAAAATACGTCGCCGCCGGCCTGCGCGCCATCGATCTCGCCTGCCTTGCCGTGCCCGACAGGCGCCCGCATGCGACTGCGAGTCACGGCGGAGAATTGCGTTCGATCGTCTTTTCCCAGTGCGGTCATCTCGGCGATCTGATCATGACGCTGCCGGCGCTGCGTTGGGTTCGTCAGAACCGTCCGGAAACGAAAATCGGGCTCATCGTCGGCTCCTGGGCCAAGCCGATGCTGAAGGGGATCGCCGAACTCTACGACGCCAGCTACTTCGCCGATCATTTCATGCTGGACAGGTCGAGCCGGCCGCTTGCAGAAAAGATCCGCTCGCATCGGCAAAGCTGGAAAACCGCTGCGCAGCAGGTTCGGCGGGACGGCTATGATGCCGCGGTCGAGTGCTATCCGTTCCTGCAGAACAGCATTCCCCTGCTTCACGCGACGGGGATTCCCGTGCGCGCCGGCTTCACCAGCGGCGGTTTTGGGCCGCTGCTGACGCATCGCGCCCGCTGGGTTCACGCCTCGCGGCCCTTCCTCGATTATCCGCGCGATCTGTTGCGAATGCTGTTTTCGGATAGCTCGCTCGACCGTCCGCTTCAGGCCTATTATCCCGCGCCGTCGGCGACCGGCAAACGGCCAAGGGAGCCGTACGTCGTGCTCCAGGCGGGCGCGGGCAATCCGATCCGCGAATGGGCCGACGAGCGCTGGATCCGGCTGGCCAAGGAGCTTGCGGAGCGAGGCATCTCGATCGTCATTGCCGGCGCCGGCGCTCGCGAACGCGAGCGGGCCGGCCGCATATCGGCGGCCGTGCCGCCGCACATGGTCCTGAATCTCTGCGACAAGCTGTCGTGGGACGAGTTCATCGACGTCATAGCCGGAGCGGCTCACGTCGTTTGTCTGGAATCCTCGACCAGCCATATTGCCGCGGCCTTCAGGATTCCGTCGACCGTCGTCATGCCCGCGACCAACGATCCGAAGCAATTTGGACCCGCCAACGACCAGGCCCGGATTTTGACCTTCAGGACGCCATGCGCGCCGTGCTTCCGAAGCGGCGGCTGCGCACACATGGCCTGCATTCAGCGCGTGACCGCCAAAGACGCCATCGGATCGGTGCTGGAGGCCTTGCGGCCCGTCCGGGATGCGGTCGGTTGA
- a CDS encoding GMC family oxidoreductase — MDTKSCYCAIVCGVKKTMLIETLDTYPAASQFKADIIIIGGGKAGVALAREFMNSKIEVLILESGLVTESELHAELNTVESVGEPRGEASAAFRAAFHGGNMRTYDPETQPYGLRCRMLGGCPYWGGKSATFDEIDFARRDWVPHSGWPISRGTLEPYFRRAADLLNLGPNIYGEGLWDLIGPRIKRPPLDKSKLHSAFWQFSRSRLKHTEILNLAEEFAVEHADNIRILTNATVVHIDTDAAGKTFRGLEISTIGGARSYATARLCVLAAGGIENARLLLISNRQHERGLGNSHDVVGRYLMDHPGTRIGYFKREDVKAADYLGFYTIPHNGALVMYLHGLSFSPELQAREKLLNTAVFVLPEIARDDPIEAIKRLMKLKSESYFADLWSLVKSAGLLTKGVGLRIFQSKYFPGFLQRRIVELVMAINPGLVVREFQSKGVPHKLDRMGVHVITEQEPNPDSRLVLSDQMDMLGLPRIKASWKISEADRASVIRMGLLLLKELPEAGMPAPVMEDWIVNDRPDEAPLIDMGHMIGTTRMSVDPRFGVVDSNCQVHGVKGLYVAGASVFPTSSHVNPTLMILSLAIRTADHLKQVLADRAAAA, encoded by the coding sequence TTGGATACCAAGAGCTGCTACTGCGCGATAGTTTGCGGGGTCAAAAAAACGATGTTAATTGAAACCTTGGATACTTATCCAGCCGCATCACAATTCAAGGCAGATATCATTATCATTGGCGGCGGCAAGGCAGGCGTCGCTCTCGCGCGGGAGTTCATGAACTCGAAGATCGAGGTCCTCATCCTCGAAAGCGGGCTGGTAACGGAGAGCGAGCTCCACGCCGAGTTGAACACGGTCGAGAGTGTCGGGGAGCCCCGAGGGGAGGCGTCCGCAGCGTTCCGCGCCGCCTTTCACGGCGGCAATATGCGGACCTACGATCCGGAGACGCAACCCTACGGGCTGCGCTGCCGGATGCTCGGCGGATGCCCCTACTGGGGCGGCAAATCGGCGACCTTCGACGAAATCGACTTCGCCAGGCGTGATTGGGTCCCGCATTCCGGCTGGCCGATCAGCAGGGGCACGCTGGAGCCCTACTTCAGGCGAGCCGCGGATCTGCTGAACCTGGGTCCGAACATCTACGGCGAGGGATTGTGGGACCTGATCGGGCCGCGGATCAAGCGACCACCGCTCGACAAGTCGAAGCTGCATTCCGCCTTCTGGCAATTTTCCCGGTCGCGGCTCAAGCATACCGAAATCTTGAATCTCGCGGAGGAATTTGCGGTCGAGCACGCGGACAATATTCGCATATTGACCAACGCCACCGTCGTTCACATCGATACCGACGCCGCGGGGAAGACCTTTCGTGGCCTCGAGATCAGCACGATCGGCGGAGCGCGTTCCTATGCAACGGCACGGCTGTGCGTGCTGGCGGCGGGCGGCATCGAGAACGCGCGGCTGCTGTTGATCTCCAACCGGCAGCACGAGCGCGGTCTCGGCAATTCACATGATGTCGTCGGCCGCTACCTGATGGATCATCCCGGTACGCGCATCGGCTACTTCAAGAGGGAGGATGTCAAGGCCGCCGATTATCTGGGCTTTTACACGATCCCGCACAACGGTGCCTTGGTCATGTACCTGCACGGGCTGTCGTTCAGTCCCGAACTTCAGGCCCGCGAGAAATTGCTCAATACCGCCGTTTTTGTCCTGCCCGAGATCGCGCGCGACGATCCCATCGAGGCGATCAAGCGGCTCATGAAGCTGAAGAGCGAAAGCTATTTCGCCGACCTCTGGTCGCTCGTGAAGAGCGCCGGCCTGTTGACCAAAGGCGTCGGCCTGCGGATTTTCCAGAGCAAGTACTTTCCCGGATTCCTGCAGCGACGCATTGTCGAGCTGGTCATGGCGATCAATCCCGGACTGGTGGTGCGTGAGTTTCAGAGCAAGGGCGTTCCTCACAAGCTGGACCGCATGGGGGTCCATGTCATCACAGAGCAGGAGCCTAATCCTGACAGCCGCCTCGTGTTGTCCGATCAGATGGACATGCTCGGCCTGCCCCGGATCAAGGCCTCGTGGAAGATTTCCGAAGCCGACCGCGCAAGCGTCATCCGTATGGGCCTGCTGCTGCTTAAGGAGCTGCCCGAGGCCGGAATGCCGGCACCCGTGATGGAAGACTGGATCGTCAACGACCGGCCGGACGAGGCGCCGCTGATCGACATGGGTCACATGATCGGGACGACGCGCATGTCCGTTGATCCCCGCTTTGGCGTGGTCGACAGCAATTGTCAGGTCCACGGAGTGAAGGGGCTCTATGTAGCCGGTGCTTCCGTCTTCCCGACAAGCAGTCACGTCAATCCGACATTGATGATCCTTTCGCTGGCCATTCGAACCGCCGATCATCTCAAGCAGGTGCTGGCCGACAGAGCCGCCGCGGCGTGA